The candidate division WOR-3 bacterium genome contains a region encoding:
- a CDS encoding SBBP repeat-containing protein, with amino-acid sequence NALAVDASGNVYVTGRSYGSGTMDDYATIKYNSSGEEQWVARFSQTQNSNDYPVGIALDNSNNIYVTGYSETDTSCVYTTIKYTQIPTSVDEMQKLPREYKLSQNYPNPFNSGTRIRYALPVRARVVLKVYNTLGEEVAVLVDGEKEAGEYTVQWDAKGLPGGVYLYRLQADGYVETKKSILLK; translated from the coding sequence AATGCCCTTGCAGTAGATGCAAGTGGAAATGTATATGTTACGGGGCGTAGTTATGGTTCAGGGACTATGGATGATTATGCTACAATCAAGTATAATTCATCAGGTGAGGAGCAGTGGGTAGCGAGGTTTAGTCAAACTCAGAATAGTAATGATTATCCAGTTGGAATAGCTTTAGATAATTCAAATAATATTTATGTGACGGGATATAGTGAAACTGATACGTCCTGCGTATATACAACAATTAAATATACACAGATACCAACCTCTGTAGATGAAATGCAGAAACTTCCCAGGGAATACAAGTTGAGTCAGAACTATCCGAACCCATTTAATTCAGGGACGAGGATAAGGTATGCATTACCGGTTCGGGCAAGGGTGGTATTGAAGGTATACAACACATTAGGTGAGGAGGTAGCTGTGCTTGTGGATGGTGAGAAAGAAGCCGGTGAGTATACAGTTCAGTGGGACGCTAAGGGATTACCTGGTGGGGTATATTTGTATAGGTTACAAGCTGATGGATATGTAGAGACGAAGAAGTCAATATTATTGAAGTAA